Proteins from one Streptomyces sp. NBC_00390 genomic window:
- a CDS encoding acyl-CoA synthetase — protein sequence MTERPLGSPRTPSPGGFWSQATADPQRTVLITPDGEHWPAGRLHGAANQLVHGLRAAGLERGDAFAVVLPNGVELLTAHLAATQAGFYLVPVNHHLVGPEIAWIVADSGAKVLIAHERFAAAAQAAADEAKMPESHRYAVGTVVGFRRYAELLDGRPRSVPDGRTLGWVMNYTSGTTGRPRGIRRPLPGKLPEETHLGGFLGIFGIKPFDDNVHLVCSPLYHTAVLQFAAAALHIGHPLVLMDKWTPKEMLRLIDTYRCTHTHMVPTQFHRLLALPDEVKKRYDVSSMRHAIHGAAPCPDHVKRAMIEWWGNCVEEYYAASEGGGAFATADDWLRKPGTVGRAWPISELAIFDDDGNRLPAGEVGTVYMKMSTGGFRYHKDDTKTRNNRIGDFFTVGDLGFLDEDGYLYLRDRKIDMIISGGVNIYPAEIEAALLAHPAVADAAAFGIPHTDWGEEVKAVVEPADGHTADDELAAAILAHCERQLAGYKRPRTVDFIESMPRDPNGKLYKRRLRAPYWEGHDRAV from the coding sequence ATGACCGAACGGCCGTTGGGGTCCCCCCGGACGCCGTCCCCGGGAGGCTTCTGGTCCCAGGCGACCGCCGACCCGCAGCGCACCGTCCTGATCACCCCGGACGGCGAACACTGGCCCGCGGGGCGCCTCCACGGCGCCGCCAACCAGCTCGTGCACGGCCTGCGCGCCGCGGGCCTGGAACGCGGAGACGCCTTCGCCGTCGTGTTGCCCAACGGGGTCGAACTGCTCACCGCGCACCTCGCCGCCACCCAGGCCGGCTTCTATCTGGTGCCCGTCAACCACCATCTCGTCGGTCCCGAGATCGCCTGGATCGTCGCCGACTCCGGTGCCAAAGTGCTCATCGCGCACGAGCGGTTCGCGGCCGCCGCGCAGGCCGCGGCCGACGAGGCGAAGATGCCCGAGAGCCACCGATACGCCGTCGGTACGGTCGTGGGCTTCCGCCGGTACGCCGAACTGCTGGACGGCCGGCCACGGTCCGTACCCGACGGGCGCACGCTGGGCTGGGTCATGAACTACACCTCGGGCACCACGGGCCGCCCGCGCGGTATCCGCCGCCCGCTGCCCGGAAAGCTCCCCGAGGAGACCCACCTCGGCGGTTTCCTCGGCATCTTCGGCATCAAGCCCTTCGACGACAACGTCCATCTCGTCTGCTCGCCGCTCTACCACACCGCGGTGCTCCAGTTCGCGGCCGCGGCGCTGCACATCGGCCATCCGCTGGTCCTGATGGACAAATGGACGCCCAAGGAGATGCTGCGTCTGATCGACACCTACCGGTGCACCCACACCCATATGGTGCCGACCCAGTTCCACCGGCTGCTCGCACTCCCCGACGAGGTGAAGAAGCGCTACGACGTCTCATCCATGCGGCATGCCATCCACGGTGCGGCCCCCTGCCCCGACCATGTCAAGCGGGCGATGATCGAGTGGTGGGGGAACTGCGTCGAGGAGTACTACGCGGCCAGTGAGGGCGGTGGCGCCTTCGCGACGGCCGACGACTGGCTCAGGAAGCCCGGCACGGTGGGCAGGGCCTGGCCCATCAGCGAACTCGCGATCTTCGACGACGACGGCAACCGGCTCCCGGCCGGCGAAGTCGGGACCGTCTACATGAAGATGTCGACCGGAGGCTTCCGCTACCACAAGGACGACACCAAGACCAGGAACAACCGCATCGGCGACTTCTTCACCGTGGGCGACCTCGGCTTTCTCGACGAGGACGGCTATCTCTACCTGCGCGACCGCAAGATCGACATGATCATCTCCGGCGGGGTGAACATCTATCCGGCCGAGATCGAGGCCGCCCTGCTGGCCCACCCGGCCGTCGCCGACGCCGCCGCCTTCGGCATCCCCCACACCGACTGGGGCGAGGAGGTCAAGGCCGTTGTCGAGCCGGCGGACGGTCATACGGCGGACGACGAGCTCGCCGCGGCGATCCTCGCGCACTGTGAGCGGCAGCTGGCCGGCTACAAGCGCCCACGGACGGTGGACTTCATCGAATCGATGCCGCGCGACCCGAACGGGAAGCTCTACAAGCGGCGCCTGCGCGCGCCGTACTGGGAGGGGCACGACCGCGCCGTGTGA
- a CDS encoding calcium:proton antiporter → MSAVKSLSVLARWTVWVPLLAIVALVLSWGRSLPPAAVALVALCLAGAVLAAVHHAEVVAYRVGEPFGSLVLAVAVTVIEVALIVTLMADGGPKTAALARDTVFAAVMITCNGIIGLCLLVAALHTRVAVFHAEGSGGALATVATLATLSLVLPTFTTSKPGPEFSTAQLTFAAIASLALYGLFVAVQTVRHREYFLPVTREGATIRDDSDHAPPPPRSAALLSLTLLIVALVAVVGDAKAVSPAIESGVESAGLPQAVVGVVIALLVLLPETLAAVRAARRERVQTSLNLALGSAMASIGLTIPAIALATIWLEGPLVLGLGATHMVLLALTVVVGALTVVPGRATLLQGGVHLSIFAAFVFLAMSP, encoded by the coding sequence ATGAGCGCGGTGAAGAGCTTGTCCGTGTTGGCCCGGTGGACGGTCTGGGTCCCCCTCCTCGCGATCGTCGCCCTGGTGCTGAGCTGGGGGCGCAGTCTGCCGCCGGCGGCGGTCGCCCTTGTCGCGCTCTGCCTCGCCGGGGCGGTCCTCGCAGCAGTCCATCACGCCGAAGTGGTGGCGTACCGGGTGGGGGAGCCGTTCGGGTCACTGGTGCTGGCGGTTGCGGTGACGGTCATCGAGGTCGCTCTGATCGTCACCCTGATGGCCGACGGCGGCCCCAAGACCGCTGCGCTGGCGCGGGACACCGTCTTCGCCGCCGTCATGATCACATGCAACGGGATCATCGGGCTGTGCCTGCTCGTCGCCGCCCTTCACACCAGGGTGGCCGTCTTCCACGCCGAGGGCTCCGGGGGCGCGCTCGCCACCGTGGCGACGCTGGCCACTCTCAGCCTTGTGCTGCCGACGTTCACCACGAGCAAACCGGGGCCCGAGTTCTCCACGGCGCAGCTGACGTTCGCGGCCATCGCCTCGCTGGCCCTGTACGGCCTGTTCGTCGCCGTGCAGACGGTCCGGCATCGTGAGTACTTCCTGCCCGTCACCCGCGAAGGCGCGACCATCCGTGACGACTCCGACCATGCGCCGCCGCCACCCCGTTCCGCGGCCCTGCTCAGCCTCACTCTGCTGATCGTGGCCCTGGTGGCGGTGGTGGGCGACGCCAAGGCGGTGTCGCCCGCCATCGAGTCCGGCGTGGAGTCGGCAGGTCTGCCGCAGGCCGTCGTCGGGGTGGTCATCGCACTGCTGGTGCTGCTGCCCGAGACCCTCGCCGCGGTGCGCGCGGCCCGGCGCGAGCGCGTCCAGACGAGCCTCAACCTGGCGCTCGGTTCGGCGATGGCGAGCATCGGGCTGACGATCCCCGCCATCGCGCTGGCCACCATCTGGCTGGAGGGACCGCTGGTCCTCGGACTGGGCGCGACGCACATGGTGCTGCTCGCGCTCACTGTTGTCGTCGGCGCGCTCACCGTGGTGCCCGGCCGGGCCACACTGCTCCAGGGCGGCGTACATCTCTCGATCTTCGCCGCCTTCGTCTTCCTCGCCATGAGCCCATGA
- a CDS encoding penicillin acylase family protein — translation MLLRTRLGRLALIGITLLTATATVPPGAAADPRERHPSGGGLSAVIRYTEYGIPHIVGKDYANLGFGTGWAQAADQVCVLADGFVTVRGERSRFFGPDAAPDGSLSSAARNLSSDLYFRGVRDAGTVEKLLATPAPAGPGRDVKELMRGWAAGYNAWLRQNRITDPACRDSDWVRPVTTLDVARRGFAVSVLGGQGRGIDGITAAQPPGTAGVPAPVAGRDAASTATAARELFAARSGDMGSNAVAFSGGTTANGRGLLLGNPHYPWHGGRRFWQSQQTIPGKLNVSGSSLLGTAVVNIGFNDKVAWSHTVATGVTLNLHQLTLDPADPTVYLVDGRREPMTRRTVTVPVKDGTSLTRTQYWTRYGPVVTSLGASLPLPWSATTTYALNDPNALNLRGSDTALALGRARSTAGIEEALRRTQGLPWVNTIAADSRGHSLFTQSQVLPRITDELAQRCSTPLGKVTYPASGVAVLDGSRGDCAPGSDQDAVQPGIFGPSRMPVLRDAPYAENSNDSAWLANADRPLTGYERVFGTIGTARSLRTRGAVEDVAAMAGRGRLTVGDLQHQQFANRVPAADLAVADVVKGCAALAPEMVRACGVLERWDRTMDTGSRGALLFDRFWRALTASVPAAQLWKVPFSPADPVGTPHTLNTDSPAFAKALVDAVAALDKAGVPLDAPLGEHQFVVRGGKRIPVHGGTESLGVWNKIEPVWNPAGGGYTEVAHGSSHVQAVGWDGSRCPVARTLLTYSQSSSTASEHHRDQTALFSGERWVTSRFCERDILRSPALEVVRVRERR, via the coding sequence TTGCTCTTGCGCACCCGCCTTGGCCGACTCGCACTCATCGGCATCACTCTGCTGACCGCGACGGCGACCGTGCCGCCCGGCGCGGCCGCCGATCCGCGTGAGCGGCATCCGTCCGGCGGCGGACTGTCCGCCGTCATCCGCTACACGGAGTACGGAATCCCCCACATCGTGGGGAAGGACTACGCGAACCTGGGCTTCGGCACCGGATGGGCCCAGGCGGCCGACCAGGTGTGCGTACTCGCGGACGGCTTCGTCACGGTACGCGGCGAGCGCTCGCGGTTCTTCGGGCCCGACGCCGCGCCGGACGGCTCGCTGTCGTCGGCGGCCAGGAACCTGTCCAGCGATCTGTACTTCCGCGGTGTACGTGACGCCGGTACCGTCGAGAAACTGCTGGCCACGCCCGCGCCCGCCGGCCCCGGCCGGGATGTGAAGGAGCTGATGCGCGGCTGGGCGGCGGGCTACAACGCATGGCTGCGGCAGAACCGGATCACCGACCCGGCATGCCGGGACTCCGACTGGGTGCGGCCGGTGACGACCCTGGACGTCGCCCGCCGAGGCTTCGCCGTCTCGGTGCTCGGCGGCCAGGGACGAGGCATCGACGGCATCACCGCGGCTCAGCCACCCGGCACGGCCGGCGTACCGGCTCCGGTCGCGGGGCGCGATGCAGCCTCGACCGCGACGGCGGCACGGGAACTGTTCGCGGCCCGCAGCGGCGACATGGGGTCCAACGCCGTTGCGTTCAGCGGGGGGACGACGGCGAACGGACGGGGCCTGCTCCTAGGCAACCCTCACTACCCCTGGCACGGCGGCCGCCGCTTCTGGCAGTCGCAGCAGACCATACCCGGGAAGCTGAACGTCTCCGGTTCCTCGCTGCTGGGCACCGCCGTGGTCAACATCGGCTTCAACGACAAGGTGGCGTGGAGCCACACGGTCGCGACCGGAGTCACCCTCAATCTGCACCAGCTGACGCTGGATCCGGCCGATCCGACCGTCTATCTCGTCGACGGCAGGCGGGAGCCGATGACACGCCGCACCGTCACCGTGCCGGTCAAGGACGGCACATCCCTCACCCGCACGCAGTACTGGACCCGATACGGGCCGGTTGTCACCTCCCTCGGCGCGTCGCTACCGCTGCCCTGGTCGGCGACCACCACGTACGCCCTGAACGATCCCAACGCCCTCAACCTGCGTGGCTCCGACACCGCACTCGCCCTCGGCAGGGCACGCTCGACGGCGGGCATCGAGGAGGCGCTGCGGCGCACCCAGGGCCTGCCCTGGGTGAACACGATCGCCGCCGACTCCCGGGGGCACTCGCTGTTCACCCAGTCCCAGGTGCTGCCCCGGATCACGGACGAGCTCGCCCAGCGCTGTTCCACGCCGCTGGGCAAGGTGACGTATCCGGCGTCCGGAGTGGCCGTGCTGGACGGTTCGCGCGGTGACTGCGCGCCCGGCTCCGACCAGGACGCGGTGCAGCCGGGGATCTTCGGACCGTCGCGGATGCCGGTCCTCAGGGACGCGCCGTACGCGGAGAACTCCAACGACAGCGCCTGGCTCGCCAACGCCGACCGGCCGCTGACCGGTTACGAGCGGGTGTTCGGCACCATCGGCACTGCGCGTTCGCTGCGCACCCGCGGCGCGGTCGAGGATGTCGCGGCCATGGCCGGGCGCGGCAGGCTCACGGTGGGCGATCTCCAGCATCAGCAGTTCGCCAACCGGGTCCCTGCGGCGGACCTGGCGGTCGCGGACGTGGTCAAGGGCTGCGCGGCCCTCGCGCCGGAGATGGTCCGGGCGTGCGGTGTGCTGGAGCGGTGGGACCGGACCATGGACACCGGCAGCCGGGGGGCGCTCCTCTTCGACCGGTTCTGGCGGGCGCTGACCGCGTCGGTGCCCGCGGCCCAGCTGTGGAAGGTGCCGTTCTCACCCGCCGATCCGGTGGGCACACCCCACACGCTCAACACGGATTCGCCGGCCTTCGCCAAGGCGCTTGTGGACGCGGTGGCCGCCCTGGACAAGGCCGGTGTCCCGCTGGACGCGCCGCTCGGCGAGCACCAGTTCGTCGTCCGGGGCGGCAAGCGCATCCCCGTGCACGGCGGCACGGAGTCGCTGGGCGTGTGGAACAAGATCGAGCCGGTGTGGAACCCCGCGGGCGGCGGCTACACGGAGGTCGCGCACGGTTCCAGTCATGTCCAGGCGGTGGGGTGGGACGGCAGCCGCTGCCCGGTGGCGCGCACCCTGCTGACGTACTCGCAGTCCTCGAGCACCGCGTCGGAGCACCACCGCGACCAGACCGCGCTCTTCTCGGGCGAGCGCTGGGTGACCTCGCGCTTCTGCGAACGTGACATCCTGCGGTCGCCCGCGCTGGAGGTGGTGCGCGTACGCGAGCGGCGGTGA